The Geoalkalibacter subterraneus genome contains the following window.
CGGAAACCGTCGCGCCTGGCAGTAATGCGAATCATAAAAACCTCCGGCAAAAGGGGAGCGGGCACGCGGCCCGCGCCCCTTATCTCAGGTTGACGTCAGCGCCTTAGTCCAGCCAGGGCACTTCGAGCAGCTCGACGCGGTTGAAGTTGATGTTGCTGTCGCCGCCGTTGATCAGCTGAGCTTGCAGGATCTTGCGCGCCGCACTGGCGTTGCTCGAGCCCACCACCAGAAGGTTGGGCTTGACGCCCAGGGGCTTGCCGTGGTCGCCCTTGAAGGCGCTCAGGGCGTCGTAGGCGGCTTCGAAATTCGCGGCACTGAGAACCGCTTTGCTGCCAAACGCCATCTGCCAGAAGCCGAAGCCCACGTTCTTGCGGTCATCGACGCCGTAGATCAGCTCGTTGCGGTTAAACACGTTGTCGTCTTCAGGCTTGTCCTTGTTGACGAACTGCGGCTCCTTGCGCATCTGCAGAATCAGCGGCTTCAAGGGCCGGCGGGTGTCGAGCAGAAACCAGGGGTTCTCGGCACCGGCCTGCACGTTGCTCACGCTGGCGGTGCTGCCGTCGGCCTGGATCACCGGGTGATCGGTGTCGAAGAAATACTGGCCGTCGTAGCATTCGGTGGCGAAGCCGGACGCCAGCAGGTCAAACACCAGCTGATCGGGGTGCTCTCCGGCTGACTGGCCGAGCATCTCCATCATCGGCGAATACACGCCGTACTGGTCGTCTTCGACCTTTTCGCGCGGCACGCCCACGGTCAGCTCGAACTTCTTGTTCTTGATGCTGTAATCGTGCTGCTGCAGGTTGTGAATGTGCCGGTCGCCGACCCATTCGCGCATGCCGGGGATATCGCCCAGCCAGCCGTAATCCTCCGCGCCGGTGGTCGACGGCACGCGGGTGGCCACCTTGTTCCACATGGGCGCGACGCCGCCGAAGCCGCGCTGGAAGGCGGCGTTGAAGGCGCGGAACAGAATAGAAAGATTGCCGCTGTTGATGATCATGTGAAAGCTCCTTTATCTCGACTTAAATGGTTGATTATCGAAGATCGACCCAGACGCCCTGGGCGTCGACGTCGAAAACCTTGCCGGCCACAGACAGCGTGCCGGTGCCATCGGTCTTGGCGACCGTCTCGTCGTCCGCGATGTAGCAGTCGGTGCCGATGTCGGCAGTAGCAACGGGGTCGGTGCTGCTGTTGGCGAAGCGGAAAATGCCGCGCTCGATGCGCACATCGGCCGCGTCGTCTGCGCCTGCGCTGTTGTCGACCGTCTCGGCGCAGCGCCCCACGCCGAGCAGCGTGGTGGCGGCAGCTCCGGGGGTGGCGCGGCCGTTGGCGTCGCGGGCGACCATAGCGCCTGCGAAAAAGATTTTGGCGGCAGCGGCCTTGAGCGTAAGCTGGTCGCCGCTGCGGCGGGCGGTGTCTCGTTCGGCGGTCAGAGCCATAAGGTTTCTCCTCTATCCTTGGGAAAAGATTGTGGCGGTTATTCCGCCGGGTTGGCTTTGCGGTAGTCCTCGGCGCTGATACCCAGGTTGCGGCACACGGCCAGCTCTTCTTCGGTCAGGCTGTCTGCATCGCCGCCCTCGGGAGCTTTGCCCCCGGTCTGGGTGCCGCCCTTAAGTGCTGCGATCGCAGGGGTCTTCTCGAGATACCCCTTAAGCGCCGCGACATCTTTGTTGCCCAGCTCTTTCGCCCAGTCTTTCTGGGCGGGCAGCAGCTTGCCGTCGGCGATACCTTTGTCCACCAGGGCGGTCACTTCGCCGCTGGTCTGCTGCGCTTTCAGCGCGGCCACCTCGGTCTTGAGCGACTCGAAGATCTCCATCGGCACGAACTTGGCCGGGTCGGGCTTGGCGGCTTTAAGCGCCGCAATCTCATCATCCTTGCCCTTGGCCGCATCCGCCTTGGCTTTGAGTGCGGTCATGGCGCTTTTGATCTGCTCGTCGCTCGCGTCTTCGGCAAGCCCCAACAGCGCAATCAACTCTTCTCGGTTCATGGTGTGCTCCTCTTCTGTGGTTGAAAACTTCGCGGCGGCCCGGGCCGCCAGGTCACTATGGCCGTCCAGGGCCGGGTAGTTGGTCAAAGCGGCCATCAGCAGCTGCGTGACGGTGCCGCTTTGCCGGTCGTATCTGAAAACGGGAGAGATATAGCGGTACTCGCCGGCCTCGATCAGCGCCCGGGCACGTTCGGTCCAGCGCACATCGGTGGCGTAGAGCCCATCGCCCTCGCGCCATTCGAGGCGCTTGAACCAACCGGCCGCAGGCGCGGGCTTGCCGTTGTTCTCGGCGTTGAGGGTCTGGTGTTCGTAGTCGATGACAAAGTCGCCCCGGGCGGCTTCGGCCTGGGCGATGAGCCGCGCGGCGGCCGCAGCGTCGACCTTCCAGCTTTCGACGTCACCGGGGCGGCCATCTCTGGCGCGGAACTCTCCAGCCGGCACCAGCATGATTTCGGTCGGCACGCCGCCGGTCAGTTCGGACACGCAGGCGGCAATGGCAATGCGGTGTTTTTTGATCATCCTCGTCCCTCCATGGGCCGCTTTTGCTTTTGCGGGTCAGTGGTCTGAATCAGAACCGTTTTTAAACCCTTTTTAAAATCCTCTGTATTGAACGATCTTTGCTTCCCCGTACGTTGGGGTGGTCGCGACCCTTTAAAGCCGTTACAGGGCAAATTTCGCGTTCAGCCTTCCAGCGCCTGCGCCATGTGTTCCTCCACCAGGCGCAGCACCTCGGTCTCATCGCCGCGCGAAAGTCCCAGAAAGGGCCGTTCCGGAATGTTCGCTTCGTCGCGCCCGAACTGATGCGTCGCGCCGTAGATCCGGTCGGTGCCGAACACCAGCTCTTTCGCGCTGGCCTGGTAGCGCAGCGTGCCCGCCAAAAGATCATCGAGCACCAGGACCTTGCCTTTATTGCGCTTCTTGCGCTTTTTGTACTGCGGCGACAGCGGCTCCCAGGGGTCACCTTCCGGGCTCTGCTGCTCCTTGAACCTCTCGTCGTGGGCCAGCAGCAGGTATCCGCCGATATCGCGAAAGACCGGCGCGAGGTTGCCCGCCTTTTGCTCCAGTCTCTCCAGCGCCGCCTTGACCTCCTCGATCCCGCTGACTTCGACGTTGAACTTCGCACCGGCCACTACCGCCTCCGCCCGTCGGTCTCACTACGCAGCCGCGCGGCAATGTCGGCCGGCAGCGCAGCGATCTTCTCGTCGATAAATCCGGCCCGGTTCTCTCCTGGCCGATATTCAAAGCCCGGATCGATGCCGTGCGGCACCTTGACGGTGCGCGGGCTTGGGCCGCGCACGCCGACGGTCTTTTCCTCCCACTCGACCGGCGGGGCGCTCTGGGCCACATCCAGCCCCATGCGCCGGGCGTCGGCTTCGCTGATCATGCGCTTTTTGCACTTGCAGCCCCAGCCGTTCTGCGGGGTGTGGGTGTCCCACCAGGGGTCATCGAGCGGCAGCACCAGCCCATCCCAGGCCAGATGCTCCGGGCGCGGGTCTTCGCTGCCGCCGTGGCGGTACAGGCCATAGGGCCTGCGGCGCCTCAGCTCCGGGTCGGCCATCTGCGCTTCGCGCCCGGCGTGATAGCTCTGCCGCAGGTTCGTTTCAAAGATCACCCGGGTGCGCCAGTTGCGCCCTCCGGTGTAGCTCCAGCCGCGTCGCTCGACGATCTCGTCAAAGTCGCGGCGAAACTCCTCCAGGGTGGTGCCTTCAGCGATCGCCTTATCCACCGCTGCGCGCAGATCGGCCAGCAGGTCCGCCTTGGCCGCGCCGGCCACCATGAAGGCGTGGTTGTGCTCTGCGGCATACACATCCGTCCAAACCGCCGTGAGCTGCGGATACTTGCGGCGGAAGAACGCGATCTGCTCCGCAAAAGGCAGGCTGCCGTATTCAGCCATCCTAGAGATCCTCCAGAATCTCGTAACGCCCGGCCAGGGCCGCAGCGGCCAGGGCCTGCGCCATCGCATCGGCCAGCGCGGCCGAGTCCATCTCGGGCCAGGCCTCGATCAGCGAGTCGCGCAGCTCCTCGAGAGAGCTCGCCTGCTCCACCTTGCGGCGGATCACCTCGACCATGTCTTCGACCGGCTTGCGCGCTTCACGCTCGAGCCGGGCGATCTGCTGCGCCTGTGGGTCATCGGCTTCACTCTGCCCTTTAAGCGCCGCAAGCGCGGTCAGAGACTCGGGCGGGGCGGGTTTGACGCTTCGCTGCAAAACCTCTTCTCCTTCTTCGGCCTGCGGGATGCGGGTCTTTTCATGCAGCCACCAGGAGGGGATCTTGGCGCCCAGGTCGACAAACACCGGCAGGCTCTCCGAGAGCAGCTTGAAATCCTCGGTGTCGCCGGGGTCGAGAAAGAACCTCGGCGCGCGGCGGCGGTCTTCGATGCCGAAGTTGAGCGCGGCCATCGGCCACAGGATGTCGCGGCAGATGGTGCCGGCGTACTGGCGCGCGTCGGAGCGCAGCAGGCTCTGCTGGCTGCGCTCGTGCACGTTGCCCAGCGCGTTGGTATTGGTGCCCTCGCCGGTGCCGCTGGTCAGTGTGGAGCCCAGAATCGCCTTGCCCTTGGCCCGTTCGCACCAACGCATCATGGACTCGAACAGGTCGGACTTGCCGTTTGCCGCCTCTTTGAACTCGATCTGCATCCCTTCGGGGATGATGCCGGCGGCGCGGTGGCCAAGCGTTGTGACCGCCCGCAGCAGCGTTGCCCTCTCTTTCGAGGTGGCGTTGCGCGGATAGGTGCCGATGCGCGCGGGCAGACCGTAGATTTCGAGCAGCTCGGCCAGATCGCCCAGTGCGTAGTTCTGAAACAGGTAGGGCCAGGCCAGCACCCGGAGCAGGCCGGACCTTGACACATAGCCCGCCTTGGCGCGGTGGCGGTGCTGTACCCAACCCAGTGGCCACAGCGGCGCACCGGTTGCCGAGTTGTCGCGCAGGCGCAGCTCCTGCTGGTTGTCGAGCGGCAGGCGAAACCACGAATGCGGCCGAAAGATCGGCTGCTCGATAATGCGCCGGCCGCCGTCGATCGACCAGGGCAGCTCCAGGTTGGCCCAGCCGTGGCCGATGCCCGAGCCCATTTCGATAATCAGATCTTCGACCTCAATGCCGCTGAACACATCGGCGCAGAATTCCGCCGCCTTTTTCTCCTGGGCGTTTGCGCCGTCGGGTGCCACGATCTGCCATTCCATTTCGGCGGCGAGCTGGCGGCGCTTACCCAGGTCTGCGGCGATCTGCGGGTCTTTCTCCTCCATGTCGTCGAACAGCTCGTGCTGCGCCTTGATGTCGCCGCGCTCGGCGTCTTCGAGAATGCGGTAGAGCCGGGCAGGGGTCAGGCCCTTGCTGGGGTGCTCGGCGAATTCGCGCTTGAGCATGCCGATGCGCGATTCGTTGTCGGTCTGCTGCTCTTTGAGCGCGTCGGTTTCATCTGCGCCGAACAGCCGTTTCACGAGGCTTTTGACACTCACCATGCACCTCCTATGGCCTCGGCCAGGTCGTCATTGTTATCGTCCTCGTCGGCCGAGCCGTTCCAGCCGCTGTTCGATCCGGGGGCGGCGGTAAAGTCGATCTCTACCGCCTCCATCAGGCTTGCGTAGTACGCCATGGCAATGGCGATGGCGGCGTCGCCGTGGCGGTTCTTGCTGTCGCCGGTCTTGCCCTCCGGAAGCCTCGGGATGCCTTTGACTACCTGCAGCGCCCGCAGGTCATCGAGCACCTCGCGGTCGCGGGGGATCGAGAGCAGATCATCCTCGAAAGCCGCCTTGAGCTTTGGCATGTTCTCCAGGTACCAGCCTTGTGAGAGCATCACCGCTTCGATGCGCCCCGCGCCGTAGCGGTAGGCGGTCTGCTCGGCCAGGTATTGCCCGTTTCCGCGCGCATCGAGTGCGCCGGCCTGCAGTCGCGGCAGGCGGTCGGCGATGTAGTTGAGCACCTGCTCCTGTTGCTTGAACGGCACGTTGCGCAGCTCGACCAGGAACGGCACAAACCGCGAGAGGTCGCGGCGGATGGCGATCGGGGCGATCACCGTCAGGTCGCCAGAGCGCCCGAAGTCTTCCCCGAAAGCGTGCGGGTCGCCCGGGTCAAGGGCGGTGAGGTGCGGCAGCAGCTCTTTCTCGCACCAGTCGCGCATCTCGGCTTCGCGCAGATGTTCCGGCCAGCCGTTGAATTCGGCCGATCCCTCGAAACGCAAGACCGGTGCTTCGCCCATGCGCGACTCGATCAGCGCGCGCGACAGGTAGGCCCCGCCGCCGCTCTTGGGCACGCAGTAATATTCCTCCAGCGCGTCTTCGCGGGTGGCGGTGTCGCGCAGCAGGTTGTTTTTCCATTCGTCTTCGGCCGCCTGGCTCCAGTCGGTGCCGCGCACCTGGCAGATGCGCTTGTACAGACCGTCGCGGCAGGCGTCGTCGAGAGTAATGCGGTGCACGCTGTAGCGTTTCTTACCGGCGCGGCTGTCCTGAATGATCTCGTTGAACAGGTTCTCCACGCCGTTGTGGGTGCTGATCAGCCGCACCTTTGCGCCCCACATGGTCAGCGCCAGCGCCGCTTTGAGCACTTCGGCCAGCTGCTCGTGGAAGGCGGCCTCGTCGATGGTGACGTTGCCCTGCCGGCCGCGCATGTTCGAGGGCCTGGAGGAAAGCGCCTGAATCTTGAACCCGCTGGTAAAGCGGATGGTGTAGGTGAGGATGTCTTTGTCCTCGTCTTCGAGGATCTCTTCCTGGATCTCGCTGGCGGCCCGATTGAACGCCTTTGCCCACATGGCGCAGGCGTCGATAAACTCGATCGCCATCTCCTTATTGGAGCCGACGTAAAAATGATTGGTGCCGCCTGCCGCTTTCGACGCGCTTGCGGAGAGAACCGCGTCCGCCGCTTCGGCCCAGGTCAGACCGGTCCGGCGGCTTTTCTCGGCGATTTTGAGCTGCGATTCATCGGCAACCCAGCGCCGCTGGTAGGGCAGCAAAATGCTTTCGGGCGTCTCGCTCATGCAGTCCCCAGAATCTCGCGTTTGATCGCCTCGATCGAATCGCGGCTCATGCCCTGGTTGGCCAGGGTCTTCTCCGTCACGTCGGCCGCGGCCTCGGCGGCCTGCCTGCGGATCTCTGCCTCGCGCTTGACGTTGAGGTTTGCGGCCTGTTCAAGACGCTGTGTGGTCAGCGCCAGGTCTTTAAGCATGCCGACCACCGCCGGGGCGTTCTCAGGGTCGACCCCGCCGCGCTTGAGCATGCGGGTCAGGTCGAAGGAGAGGCTGCGCAGGATCTCGTTGACCAGGCTGCCGACCTGCCCCTGGGGCGCGGCTCCGAGCTTGCCGATCCACACTTCGGCGATTTCGCGCGACTCGCGCAGCTCCTTGCCGATCTCCTCCATCTCAAGCGCGTAGCGGTTGACTGCGCTTTTACTCAGCCTCTCCGGCGTCCCGTCGGGCAGATCGGCGCGGGTGCGCAAATCTTCGAGCATGGCGTTGATGCGCCTCACCGCTTCGAGCTGCGTGACGCGGCGATCGGCGAGCAGCTCGTTGAGCTGGGCGCGGATATCGTCTGGCAAAAGGTCAATGCTCGACTGCTGGCGCTTTTTGCGCGTGCGGCCCATGGGTTACGCCCTCGGCCGGGGGCGCTTGATGCCGTCGACGCGGGCGGCGCCGGTAGAGACGTCGATGCCGCGCCCGGTGATGCGCGCAACCTTGATGCCTGCGGTATCGCCCACGGTCACCAGCCCCTGCTCTTCGAGCCAGCCAAGCTCGGTGCGCACCCGGTCACGGGTCACGGTGTGCCCGAAAAGCCCTAGAATCTCTTGCAGGATGGACTCGTTTGCGCTGTAGCCCTGGTCTTCTGCCAGCGCCTTTAGAATCACCAGCCGGATATCCGCAGTGACAAGATCGGCAAAGCTCATGTGTTCCCCCGGTTGTTCAGCAGGTGCTCATGCACCAGTTGCAGGTTGTTGTTCAGGCCCTTGACCGCGCCCACCAGCTCGTGCACGTCGCCGTGGATCTGGTCGATGCGGCGGTAGACTTTAGCGAGGTCTGTGTGGTTGGGCAGGTGCTTGACTTCGCCTTCAACGGTGCGGATCCGGTCGCCGTGCAGCGCCATGATTTCATCGATTCGTTTATGGTGATCCCTGCAGTCGGCTGGGGACGTCACAGCGTCGAGCCGTTTTCTCAGGGCGTCCACCTGTGTTTTGGGGGCCCGGTCATTCACCGCCGCTTCAACCGCCCTGAAACGCTTTGAGGTCACCTTCTCGCGATCGCGCCACCAGGAAAAGATCCCCAGCGCAATCAACCCGCCCAGCTGGACCACGTCGAACCAGAACCGCGCCGCGCCGTAGTTTTCAATCATCGGTGCGCCTCGATCTCGCGCTGGCAGTCGATGCAGCGCACAGCATTGGGGTTGGCCTGGCGGCGTTTCAACGGGATCTCCTCTTCGCAGTCGATACAGTGTGTGCGCCCGGCGGCGCTGCTCTGTCGGTTGCGCCAGGCGTCGAGCGCCTGGGCCTGGTAGCGCTCGTTGTGCCTCTGCGCCCGGTCGATATCGTCAGCCATGTCGTCTATTCTTCTTGCAGCCGGTCGCCGCAGCACTCCAGCAGATCGACCAGCGCCTCGTCGGAGAGCAGCCAGCCGGTAAAGGGGGCGGGCTCTGTCGCCTCAAGGGCGATCGTCTCGCTGCTGCCCCGCAGATAAATGTTCTCGGGCGGCTTTGCGGCGCAGCTCGTCAATACGAGCGCTGACGCGATCAGCGTCCCTCTCAGCCACAGCCCGGCGTATCTCTTGCTCATCCTCGGTTCCGCGCCGCTCATCCTGGCGCGCCTTCCATTCCTGGTAGTGGTGCAGCAGCGCGACGATGACCGCCGCGATGCCTGCGATTGCCTCCAGCACCGCCGCTTAGTCCGTGCCCTGTGCGCCGACGTGCGGGTCGGTCTTATCCCCCCAGGTCACCGGCTCTTTGGTCATCAGACGCAACGCCACGTTGATGGCGGCGAGGAGCGAAACCTGTGTTTCAGGGTCGATTACAAAGCCTGTAAAGGACTGTAAAACCATCGCCAGCAGTGCGACGACGTTGGTCCAGAAGGTTTTGGAGAGATAGATTTTCTTTCCGGTTGCCATAGGGTGTGCTCCTTTCAGCTTTCGAGACGGCCCAGCCAGCCGGCCAGAAAGCGCGGCTGATCAAGGGATATGTAGTGCCCGGCGGCCTGGTATTTAAGCGCAGCAAGCAGGGCGCGCGGGTGATCGTACTCGTTGACGGCGGCGGCGGTGACGGGGCCAAGCAGGCCGTCCACAACCAGAGAGCCCCCGGCGCGCAGCAGGTTGCAGGCACGCTGCAGCATGCGCACAGCCGCCCCGGGCCCGCAGTTGACCCCCAGGTCGAACAGGCGCGCGGCCAGATCCGGGTGCTTAATGCGCCAGATGCCGGGCTTCTCCCAGTAGTCTTCGCGGTAGATGGCCACAGCGTGGGCCATCGAGAGATTGGCAATGTCAAGGTCGGGATAGGCGCGGCGGCTGATGCCGTACTTCGTCGCGCCGCCGCGATCGTGCGCGTCGTCGACGTAGCCGCCTTCATGCTGGATGGTACGCATCACCGCATTATTGAAATGATCTGTCTCGGAATGGCCCATGTCGATACCCTTAAAGCCGCCAGGCGGGCCCGGCGGCGTTGCAGTGTGACGTATTCTGTCACGGTCAGGGTATGAAAAAGCCCGCCGGGCGGCGGGCGGTTTGTCAGGGGTGAGATAATTCTAAAGAGGCAGGTCCATCTGGTTGGGGTCGTCGAACTTGCGGGTGATGGTGCGGTTGCGGGCGAGGAAATCAACCAGCTCCTGGTAGCGTACCCGGTGGTGGCCGCGCGTCATGTAGCTATCGAGCGTCCAGGGCAGGCGGGGGCTGCCGTCAAGCTCCTGATCGTAGGCGGCGACCATGCGCCAGAATGTACGCTCTGAGACACCCAGGATCAGACACACCTCGCTGCGCCGGTAGCTGGGGCGCACCGGCAGGCCTGCGGCCTTGAGCATGCCGTTGAGCTTTTCTTGGGCGAGGTCCATAGGCTGTTCACTCTCCTTTCTTGGCAAGCTGTTCGCGCAGCTCGCGCAGCCGCTGTTTTCCGGCTTCGCGCTCTGCGTCGCTGAGCGGCGGCTCGTCGAGCTTTGGCCGGTCGGGGCGGCGCGGCAGGGCCTCGATCAGCGCTGCGGGTTCGGGCCAGCGTTTGAGCCCCTGGGACAGCAGCTTTTCAAAACCCTTGCGGATGCGCGGCGCGTCGATCTCTTCAATCTTCAAGCCCTGGCGCTGGGCCACCAGCCGCCAGATATCGGCGGTGCGGCAGATCACATCGGCGGCGGGCGTGCCGTCAAGCCCCAGCGTCAGCAGCGCCGAGAGCCCTTCAGCCAGGCCGCGCTCCAGCCAGCCGCTTCCCGCCCACTCTGAGAGCGCCACGATGGCCGAAGCCCGCTTGCCGCGTGGGGCGGGGTTGTCGTTTGCGACATATTCTGTCACGGCATGCGCCCCGGCGTCGACGGACTCAACAACGCGTTTCAGGTAATTATGGTTCTTCAGCGGCCGCACGTCGCCCTGGTCGCGCTTGGCGCGCATGGCTTCGACGGTCTCGGTCAGGGCCGTGGCCAGGGCGCTGCGGTCGGCGGGCAGCTCAAGCACCTCGCGCGCCAGCTTGAGGGCGCGGGCATGGCTTAAATCTCGCGACGCCGGGCGAAAGCAGCCCAGGTAGGCCACCAGCGGCTTGAACAGCGGGCCGCTGCCGGCGAGCAGAACCAGCAGCTCGCGGCCGGATTCGTCGGCGGTGAAGGCTTCAAGGCTGTTGCTGGCGTGGCAGCAGGGGCAGCGCAGTTTCATGCCAGGTCCAGCAAGCGTTCGACGATGCGCAACAGATCCTTGGCGACGTCGCCGTCTCTGCCGAACTGGTCCCCGGCGAACTTGAGGCGCTTTACGCAGGCGGCGTCAATGTCGCCGTCGTCGATATAGGGGCGCCCAGTCGTCAAAATGGCGTCAACCAATTCTTTTTCGGTCATATCTTCCTCCATTTGCACACCATCACCGGCCCGAGCATCAGCGACCATTCGAGCACATCATAGGGCGCGTCGCAGCGCTCGAAACCCCAGCACTTCCACCAGACGCGCAGCGGCCCGCCGTAGCTGCAGGTGATGCGGGTTAGTCGAAAAAAAAGGCGCTTCATCCGTTGCCTCCCATCTTTTTATGGCTGCTCGTCAGTACCGGGTCGCCACGCCCGGCAGACGTGAGGTCGCAAAATGCGGCCTCACGTTTCGCTTAAGTTCGACGCTTCTTCTCCGCCTCAGCCTCAGCCTTCCATCTCTTGAGCTGCTCTAGCTCGGCAATAAAAGCGGCATACTCGTTGGCATCCAAAATGACTTTATTCCCGTTGTACCCCAGTATTCTAGGTATCATTCCAGCTCCCCTCTTTTGTGTTTATAGATCTGGGTTGCGATGGTGTTAATGTTGACGCCGGTCAAGTCTCTAATTTTCGCAGGCTTTAACCCTTGATTGTGGTAGGTGATGATCTGCCTTTTCATGTCGGGAGCTATCCTCGCGCGCTGCACGCCTCGCAACATCCGGTTTTCGCACTCTATCAGCTCGTAATAGCGGTCTTCAGGGATGGTGCGCGTTTTCGTGGCGGCCTGCGGTGCCGGGGCAAATCGCTCGCTCGGTGCGGCTGGCCTGTCCTGTTTCTCAAGCGCATGCTCGAAAGCCATAAAACCTTCGACGATGCGGATCGCCTGCTCGGTCGC
Protein-coding sequences here:
- a CDS encoding Mu-like prophage major head subunit gpT family protein, which produces MIINSGNLSILFRAFNAAFQRGFGGVAPMWNKVATRVPSTTGAEDYGWLGDIPGMREWVGDRHIHNLQQHDYSIKNKKFELTVGVPREKVEDDQYGVYSPMMEMLGQSAGEHPDQLVFDLLASGFATECYDGQYFFDTDHPVIQADGSTASVSNVQAGAENPWFLLDTRRPLKPLILQMRKEPQFVNKDKPEDDNVFNRNELIYGVDDRKNVGFGFWQMAFGSKAVLSAANFEAAYDALSAFKGDHGKPLGVKPNLLVVGSSNASAARKILQAQLINGGDSNINFNRVELLEVPWLD
- a CDS encoding phage protease, translating into MIKKHRIAIAACVSELTGGVPTEIMLVPAGEFRARDGRPGDVESWKVDAAAAARLIAQAEAARGDFVIDYEHQTLNAENNGKPAPAAGWFKRLEWREGDGLYATDVRWTERARALIEAGEYRYISPVFRYDRQSGTVTQLLMAALTNYPALDGHSDLAARAAAKFSTTEEEHTMNREELIALLGLAEDASDEQIKSAMTALKAKADAAKGKDDEIAALKAAKPDPAKFVPMEIFESLKTEVAALKAQQTSGEVTALVDKGIADGKLLPAQKDWAKELGNKDVAALKGYLEKTPAIAALKGGTQTGGKAPEGGDADSLTEEELAVCRNLGISAEDYRKANPAE
- a CDS encoding phage virion morphogenesis protein; amino-acid sequence: MAGAKFNVEVSGIEEVKAALERLEQKAGNLAPVFRDIGGYLLLAHDERFKEQQSPEGDPWEPLSPQYKKRKKRNKGKVLVLDDLLAGTLRYQASAKELVFGTDRIYGATHQFGRDEANIPERPFLGLSRGDETEVLRLVEEHMAQALEG
- a CDS encoding phage head morphogenesis protein, yielding MAEYGSLPFAEQIAFFRRKYPQLTAVWTDVYAAEHNHAFMVAGAAKADLLADLRAAVDKAIAEGTTLEEFRRDFDEIVERRGWSYTGGRNWRTRVIFETNLRQSYHAGREAQMADPELRRRRPYGLYRHGGSEDPRPEHLAWDGLVLPLDDPWWDTHTPQNGWGCKCKKRMISEADARRMGLDVAQSAPPVEWEEKTVGVRGPSPRTVKVPHGIDPGFEYRPGENRAGFIDEKIAALPADIAARLRSETDGRRR
- a CDS encoding DUF935 domain-containing protein translates to MVSVKSLVKRLFGADETDALKEQQTDNESRIGMLKREFAEHPSKGLTPARLYRILEDAERGDIKAQHELFDDMEEKDPQIAADLGKRRQLAAEMEWQIVAPDGANAQEKKAAEFCADVFSGIEVEDLIIEMGSGIGHGWANLELPWSIDGGRRIIEQPIFRPHSWFRLPLDNQQELRLRDNSATGAPLWPLGWVQHRHRAKAGYVSRSGLLRVLAWPYLFQNYALGDLAELLEIYGLPARIGTYPRNATSKERATLLRAVTTLGHRAAGIIPEGMQIEFKEAANGKSDLFESMMRWCERAKGKAILGSTLTSGTGEGTNTNALGNVHERSQQSLLRSDARQYAGTICRDILWPMAALNFGIEDRRRAPRFFLDPGDTEDFKLLSESLPVFVDLGAKIPSWWLHEKTRIPQAEEGEEVLQRSVKPAPPESLTALAALKGQSEADDPQAQQIARLEREARKPVEDMVEVIRRKVEQASSLEELRDSLIEAWPEMDSAALADAMAQALAAAALAGRYEILEDL
- a CDS encoding DUF3486 family protein, translated to MGRTRKKRQQSSIDLLPDDIRAQLNELLADRRVTQLEAVRRINAMLEDLRTRADLPDGTPERLSKSAVNRYALEMEEIGKELRESREIAEVWIGKLGAAPQGQVGSLVNEILRSLSFDLTRMLKRGGVDPENAPAVVGMLKDLALTTQRLEQAANLNVKREAEIRRQAAEAAADVTEKTLANQGMSRDSIEAIKREILGTA
- a CDS encoding VpaChn25_0724 family phage protein — its product is MSFADLVTADIRLVILKALAEDQGYSANESILQEILGLFGHTVTRDRVRTELGWLEEQGLVTVGDTAGIKVARITGRGIDVSTGAARVDGIKRPRPRA
- a CDS encoding DUF2730 family protein, which encodes MIENYGAARFWFDVVQLGGLIALGIFSWWRDREKVTSKRFRAVEAAVNDRAPKTQVDALRKRLDAVTSPADCRDHHKRIDEIMALHGDRIRTVEGEVKHLPNHTDLAKVYRRIDQIHGDVHELVGAVKGLNNNLQLVHEHLLNNRGNT
- a CDS encoding TraR/DksA C4-type zinc finger protein, whose translation is MADDIDRAQRHNERYQAQALDAWRNRQSSAAGRTHCIDCEEEIPLKRRQANPNAVRCIDCQREIEAHR
- a CDS encoding glycoside hydrolase family 108 protein — translated: MGHSETDHFNNAVMRTIQHEGGYVDDAHDRGGATKYGISRRAYPDLDIANLSMAHAVAIYREDYWEKPGIWRIKHPDLAARLFDLGVNCGPGAAVRMLQRACNLLRAGGSLVVDGLLGPVTAAAVNEYDHPRALLAALKYQAAGHYISLDQPRFLAGWLGRLES
- a CDS encoding helix-turn-helix domain-containing protein, whose translation is MDLAQEKLNGMLKAAGLPVRPSYRRSEVCLILGVSERTFWRMVAAYDQELDGSPRLPWTLDSYMTRGHHRVRYQELVDFLARNRTITRKFDDPNQMDLPL